Proteins from one Candidatus Sulfotelmatobacter sp. genomic window:
- a CDS encoding alpha-E domain-containing protein: MLSRVAESLYWMARNVERAEDLARLLDVTATRSFDRLEDALPRWQAIYTVAGITPPENAADRLQTVDDVVFDTTSRFSIAASVRIARQNAVGVRAELTTEVWECINGLYLFVEAQSARAVGPDGTSTFLRSVRDTAQAFGGICDATLAHDDAWEFLRIGRFLERARMTSRILRAVEDDDVAPHVWQLTLEACCASSPFARARRQSADPVEALAFLALSPVFPRSLRFCVREIDAALHMLSGAPAGTFADNAERHSGRIAASLDFAGPFDLVREGARPFAVRLAAQLDELGSAIVSTYFPAVPVG, from the coding sequence ATGCTCAGCCGCGTCGCCGAGTCGCTGTACTGGATGGCGCGCAACGTCGAGCGCGCCGAGGACCTCGCCCGCCTGCTCGACGTCACCGCGACCCGCTCGTTCGACCGGCTCGAAGACGCGTTGCCGCGCTGGCAGGCCATCTACACCGTCGCCGGCATCACGCCTCCGGAGAACGCCGCCGACCGCCTGCAAACGGTCGACGACGTCGTGTTCGACACGACCTCGCGCTTCTCGATCGCGGCCTCGGTCCGCATCGCGCGCCAGAACGCGGTCGGCGTGCGCGCCGAGCTGACGACCGAGGTCTGGGAGTGCATCAACGGGCTGTACCTGTTCGTCGAGGCGCAGTCGGCGCGCGCGGTCGGACCGGACGGCACCTCGACCTTCCTGCGCAGCGTGCGCGACACCGCGCAAGCGTTCGGCGGCATCTGCGATGCGACGCTGGCTCACGACGACGCCTGGGAGTTCTTGCGCATCGGCCGCTTTCTCGAACGCGCGCGCATGACCTCGCGCATCCTGCGCGCGGTCGAGGACGACGACGTCGCGCCGCACGTCTGGCAGCTCACCCTCGAAGCGTGCTGCGCCAGCTCGCCGTTCGCGCGCGCGCGCCGGCAGTCGGCCGACCCGGTCGAAGCGCTGGCGTTCCTGGCGCTCTCGCCGGTCTTCCCGCGCTCGCTGCGCTTCTGCGTGCGCGAGATCGACGCCGCGCTCCACATGCTCTCGGGCGCCCCGGCCGGCACCTTCGCCGACAACGCCGAGCGGCACTCGGGCCGCATCGCGGCCTCGCTCGACTTCGCCGGGCCGTTCGACCTGGTGCGCGAAGGAGCGCGTCCGTTTGCGGTGCGGCTCGCCGCTCAGCTCGACGAGCTGGGCAGCGCCATCGTCTCGACCTACTTCCCCGCGGTGCCGGTCGGCTGA
- a CDS encoding TetR/AcrR family transcriptional regulator translates to MIQKAARPRGRPRSFDENAALAKAIQVFWLKGYDGVTIDDLVAGMGVGRPSLYAIFGDKRTIFLRALRAYADGKGAGTAEALLAPQPLRDSIASFLRYAVTTATEEGSASGCLLMCVAPLVDDAEVRQFIQEAAVGAVALVEGRFNDGIRAGEIPSDFPVTERAIQIVDLARGLTMRAQMGMARETLLKDAEAAADVMLLPPSS, encoded by the coding sequence ATGATTCAAAAAGCGGCGCGGCCACGTGGACGGCCGCGCAGCTTCGACGAGAACGCCGCGCTGGCAAAAGCGATCCAGGTGTTCTGGCTCAAGGGCTATGACGGCGTGACGATTGACGATCTGGTCGCCGGCATGGGGGTCGGGCGCCCGAGCCTGTACGCCATTTTTGGGGACAAGCGCACGATCTTTTTGCGCGCCCTGCGGGCGTACGCGGATGGGAAGGGCGCGGGGACCGCAGAGGCACTCCTCGCGCCCCAGCCCCTGCGCGACTCGATCGCGAGCTTCTTGAGGTACGCCGTCACAACGGCGACCGAGGAAGGCAGCGCCTCGGGCTGTCTGCTCATGTGCGTCGCGCCGCTCGTGGATGACGCTGAGGTCCGGCAATTCATCCAGGAAGCTGCCGTCGGCGCGGTGGCCCTCGTCGAAGGTCGTTTCAACGACGGGATCCGCGCCGGGGAAATCCCATCGGACTTTCCGGTCACCGAACGCGCGATCCAGATCGTCGACCTTGCCCGCGGTCTGACGATGCGTGCGCAGATGGGCATGGCGCGTGAGACGCTCCTCAAGGACGCTGAGGCAGCGGCAGACGTGATGCTCCTACCGCCCAGCTCTTGA
- a CDS encoding polysaccharide deacetylase family protein — protein MITRILASIALVLGSLVALPAIADDGLPQVAPGGRSPYVAVIVWHDVVAGPKEVWFDTPLDTFKGQLAAIKSGGYHVVTLQALREHLEHGAPLPTKPLVLTFDDDGHGIYENAFPLLRQYGFPATMFVHSNFVGLTTHGKRHNTWPQLLEMAHSGIMTIQSQTANHPPDLRVLSDKDVVHEYVLSRFSLEHRLGVKIWALVYPEDHYDVRVARLAAQNGYELAFTEDWGNAGDSDNLLMIHRYSALTRFPQALSDVSAHANSR, from the coding sequence ATGATCACTCGGATCCTCGCCTCGATCGCTCTCGTCCTAGGGTCGCTGGTCGCGCTGCCCGCCATCGCCGACGACGGGCTGCCGCAGGTCGCGCCCGGCGGCCGCTCACCCTACGTCGCCGTCATCGTCTGGCACGACGTCGTCGCAGGGCCGAAGGAAGTTTGGTTCGACACCCCGCTCGATACCTTCAAGGGTCAGTTGGCCGCGATCAAGAGCGGCGGCTATCACGTCGTCACGCTGCAGGCGTTGCGCGAGCACCTCGAACACGGCGCGCCCTTGCCGACGAAGCCCTTGGTTCTCACCTTCGACGACGACGGTCACGGCATCTACGAGAACGCCTTCCCGCTGCTGCGGCAGTACGGCTTTCCGGCCACCATGTTCGTGCACTCGAACTTCGTCGGACTGACCACGCACGGCAAGCGTCACAACACCTGGCCGCAACTGCTGGAGATGGCGCACAGCGGGATCATGACGATCCAGAGCCAGACCGCGAACCATCCGCCCGACCTGCGCGTGCTCTCCGACAAGGACGTCGTGCACGAGTACGTGCTCTCGCGGTTCTCACTCGAGCACCGGCTGGGCGTGAAGATCTGGGCCCTCGTCTATCCCGAGGATCATTACGACGTGCGCGTCGCGCGGTTGGCGGCGCAGAACGGGTACGAGCTGGCCTTCACCGAGGACTGGGGCAACGCCGGCGACTCCGACAACTTGCTGATGATCCATCGCTACTCGGCGCTCACGCGGTTCCCGCAGGCGCTCAGCGACGTCAGCGCACACGCCAACAGTCGGTGA
- a CDS encoding circularly permuted type 2 ATP-grasp protein, whose translation MRSILDRYAPAPAFDEFAAADGQPRDHYAPLAATLAGISSADFRHRVTTVNSVLLQRGVTFTVYADARGTERILPFDLIPRIISGAEWDVISRGVAQRVRALNAFLVDVYGDQRALREGIIPRELVFSSQHFEREAVGVRPPHDTYVHVSGIDLVRDADGTYLVLEDNCRTPSGISYVLENRDVLKRAFPRLFAGYDPLPVDDYPRRLRSALLASAPRNALEPTIAILTPGIYNSAYFEHTLLARRMGVELVEGSDLFVRDNVVYMKTTRGPARVDVIYRRVDDDYLDPLYFRGDSALGVAGIFDAYRAGNVTLANAVGTGVADDKAIYPYVPTFIRYYLGEEPILQNVPTFDCSDAAQRQHVLGRLDQLVVKRTAASGGYGMLMGPMSTATERADFADAIRANPRDFIAQPVVTLSAHPTVVDEGLAPRHIDLRPFALLHGDTVDVPPAALTRVALTAGSLVVNSSQGGGSKDTWVLAD comes from the coding sequence ATGCGCTCGATCCTCGACCGGTACGCTCCGGCGCCGGCGTTCGACGAGTTTGCAGCCGCCGACGGACAGCCCCGGGATCACTACGCCCCGTTGGCCGCGACGCTGGCGGGCATCTCGTCGGCCGACTTCCGCCACCGCGTGACGACCGTGAACTCGGTGCTCTTGCAGCGCGGCGTCACCTTCACGGTCTACGCCGACGCGCGCGGGACCGAACGCATCCTTCCCTTCGACCTGATCCCGCGCATCATCTCGGGCGCCGAGTGGGACGTCATCTCGCGCGGCGTCGCGCAGCGCGTGCGCGCCCTCAACGCGTTCCTGGTCGACGTCTACGGCGACCAACGGGCGTTGCGCGAAGGCATCATCCCGCGCGAGCTCGTGTTCTCCTCGCAACACTTCGAGCGCGAGGCGGTCGGCGTGCGGCCGCCGCACGACACCTACGTGCACGTCTCGGGGATCGATCTGGTGCGCGACGCCGACGGCACCTACCTCGTGCTCGAGGACAACTGCCGCACGCCCTCGGGCATCTCGTACGTGCTCGAGAACCGCGACGTCCTCAAGCGCGCGTTTCCGCGCCTGTTCGCCGGTTACGATCCGCTGCCGGTCGACGACTATCCGCGCCGGCTGCGCTCGGCGCTGTTGGCCAGCGCGCCGCGTAACGCGCTCGAACCGACCATCGCGATCCTCACGCCGGGCATCTACAACAGCGCGTACTTCGAGCACACGCTGCTGGCGCGGCGGATGGGCGTCGAGCTGGTCGAGGGCAGCGATTTGTTCGTGCGCGACAACGTGGTCTACATGAAGACGACGCGCGGGCCGGCGCGGGTCGACGTCATCTACCGCCGCGTCGACGACGACTACCTCGACCCGCTCTACTTCCGCGGCGACTCGGCGCTCGGGGTGGCGGGGATCTTCGACGCCTATCGCGCCGGCAACGTCACGCTGGCCAACGCGGTCGGCACCGGCGTCGCCGACGACAAGGCGATCTATCCGTACGTCCCGACCTTCATCCGCTACTACCTGGGCGAAGAGCCGATCTTGCAGAACGTGCCGACCTTCGACTGTTCGGACGCCGCGCAGCGCCAGCACGTGCTGGGCCGGCTCGACCAGCTCGTCGTCAAACGGACTGCCGCATCGGGCGGATACGGCATGCTGATGGGACCGATGAGCACGGCCACCGAACGCGCCGACTTCGCCGACGCGATCCGCGCCAACCCACGCGACTTCATCGCGCAGCCGGTCGTCACGCTGTCCGCGCATCCGACCGTCGTCGACGAAGGGCTGGCGCCGCGCCACATCGACCTGCGCCCCTTCGCGCTCTTGCACGGCGACACGGTCGACGTCCCGCCGGCCGCGCTCACGCGCGTCGCGCTGACGGCCGGATCGCTGGTCGTCAACTCCTCGCAAGGCGGCGGCTCCAAAGACACCTGGGTGCTGGCCGACTGA
- a CDS encoding Uma2 family endonuclease, with protein sequence MFDRVDIPATKPALELVDGQLVQKTSPKRRHQELEVRWMLALRTWGDGEAYHEWRHEFHAPGYRFASLVPDVAYLSRAAIDELGEAAAESPPRAPEVAVEILSAGENERRLAWKIAAYLAAGALVVFVVDPPRRTVIAHARDGTTRFGPGEVVTHALMPGFAYEVDAMFAGLYLGE encoded by the coding sequence ATGTTCGATCGGGTCGACATTCCGGCGACGAAGCCCGCGCTCGAGCTCGTCGACGGCCAGCTCGTCCAGAAGACGAGCCCCAAGCGCCGCCATCAAGAGCTCGAGGTGCGCTGGATGCTCGCTTTGCGCACCTGGGGCGACGGCGAGGCCTATCACGAGTGGCGCCACGAGTTCCACGCCCCCGGCTACCGGTTTGCCTCGCTCGTCCCCGACGTCGCGTATCTCTCGCGCGCGGCGATCGACGAGTTGGGTGAGGCGGCGGCGGAGTCGCCGCCGCGTGCACCGGAGGTGGCCGTCGAGATCCTCTCGGCCGGCGAGAACGAACGGCGACTGGCCTGGAAGATCGCCGCCTATCTCGCGGCCGGGGCGCTGGTGGTGTTCGTCGTCGATCCGCCGCGGCGTACGGTCATCGCCCACGCGCGCGACGGCACGACGCGCTTCGGTCCGGGCGAGGTCGTGACGCATGCGCTGATGCCCGGCTTCGCGTACGAGGTCGACGCGATGTTCGCGGGGCTCTACCTGGGCGAATAG
- the ssb gene encoding single-stranded DNA-binding protein, giving the protein MAGSFNRITLVGNLTRDPEIRYVGSGAAVTKFTLAVNRRAKQQEETDYIDCVAWDKLAETCNTYLKKGMSCLVDGRLSIRSYETKEGEKRKAAEVVVNTMQMLDRPNREGGGSYERPARPAADAGASNVGGGSSYEEPLEEEEIPF; this is encoded by the coding sequence ATGGCTGGCAGCTTCAATCGCATCACCCTGGTCGGCAACCTCACCCGCGATCCCGAGATCCGCTACGTCGGCTCGGGTGCGGCCGTCACGAAGTTCACCCTGGCGGTGAACCGGCGCGCCAAGCAGCAGGAAGAGACCGACTACATCGACTGCGTGGCTTGGGACAAGCTCGCGGAGACCTGCAACACGTACCTCAAGAAGGGGATGTCGTGTCTGGTCGACGGCCGTCTCTCGATTCGTTCGTACGAGACGAAGGAAGGCGAGAAGCGCAAAGCCGCCGAGGTCGTCGTCAACACGATGCAGATGCTCGATCGCCCCAACCGCGAAGGCGGCGGCTCGTACGAGCGTCCCGCACGCCCGGCCGCCGACGCCGGCGCATCCAACGTCGGCGGTGGATCGAGCTATGAGGAACCGCTGGAAGAGGAAGAGATTCCGTTCTAG
- a CDS encoding galactose oxidase-like domain-containing protein: MTVNRVTYFVFAAVVLLGAAATVQAPRAAPTSPAAADVYGNTDPSRFGRWDTVIPRADGAAVGKILGMQTVHAVLLPSGKVLFASGSSWRNRAPVQAYPRDRNPQAGTGLFDRAQDPFQNAKLASYYRMVNNVAIYDPEANTFYRIPHPVPVPDPHHPGHFAPDDLFCTGHQQLRDGNVLFIGGTQYYAPYRTGNNSTFIFDWKKELTINWPSVDWRTIPAPANDPWTFAGFMQRGRWYASAVPLLDGRLAIFGGFVGFDEGYPPMYTFEMNSTVDFFDPARFDPLHPQAAWRNVDVKSLPHSPYATLINPGFRPTPGVACDARCVRDNRYDEFKLYPENYLLPDGRIFLTREGDWVSARTCDAAFMRRTRRTYWARIGGTRDQPTVQFAPGPDRPDEVSSYGTSLFDPNSGMISIIGGQPTSAGTFLPPNSVSSAELARNCVSPPSLPPVTHFAGGRGSRKIETLHLNTAQPGGGSWTLDPNFLGTSENDDRTMHYAIVLPTRQILIINGGNYDFYGPVHAPLLLTPIFQGTVFTGYRKERMSDGVEPRLYHNNAVLLPDGRILVSGGNTTRALLRDDVPPPTPDPTRTGQPLPNLGEVDLDRYFFADGPQGKGQPGELTTPSEDWVAETFSPPYLFIDPGRRAVIDALAPVDASYPYRSVIGGKTFYLMRSGVTYDVSLTGLPTACSSAGASLVLIKLPSATHGWQPGQQFVSLPFHVTAANRIRFTAPIAQRANIPPAFYMMFYVDCRGKPSVAQMVRFDDTAPHV; the protein is encoded by the coding sequence ATGACCGTCAATCGCGTGACGTATTTCGTTTTTGCCGCCGTCGTGCTGCTCGGCGCCGCCGCTACCGTCCAAGCACCGCGCGCAGCACCGACCTCACCGGCAGCGGCCGACGTGTACGGCAACACCGATCCGAGCCGGTTCGGAAGGTGGGACACCGTCATCCCGCGCGCCGATGGAGCCGCCGTCGGCAAGATACTTGGGATGCAGACGGTGCATGCCGTGCTGCTGCCGTCCGGGAAAGTGCTCTTCGCGAGCGGGAGCAGCTGGCGCAATCGCGCACCCGTGCAGGCGTACCCGCGCGATCGCAATCCGCAGGCGGGCACCGGACTCTTCGACCGCGCGCAGGACCCGTTCCAAAACGCGAAGCTCGCGAGCTACTACCGGATGGTGAACAACGTCGCGATCTACGATCCGGAAGCGAACACGTTCTACCGCATCCCGCATCCGGTCCCGGTCCCGGATCCGCACCATCCCGGCCACTTCGCGCCCGACGATCTGTTCTGCACCGGCCACCAGCAGTTGCGGGACGGGAACGTGCTGTTCATCGGCGGCACGCAGTACTACGCGCCGTATCGAACCGGCAACAACTCGACGTTCATCTTCGACTGGAAGAAAGAGCTCACCATCAATTGGCCGTCGGTCGACTGGCGAACGATTCCGGCACCGGCAAACGATCCGTGGACGTTCGCCGGGTTCATGCAGCGCGGACGGTGGTACGCGAGCGCCGTCCCGCTGCTCGACGGGCGTCTGGCAATCTTCGGCGGTTTCGTCGGCTTCGACGAAGGCTACCCGCCGATGTACACGTTCGAGATGAACTCGACAGTCGACTTCTTCGATCCGGCGCGCTTCGATCCGCTGCACCCGCAGGCGGCGTGGCGTAACGTCGACGTCAAATCGCTGCCGCACAGCCCGTACGCGACGCTGATCAATCCGGGTTTCCGGCCGACACCCGGCGTCGCGTGCGATGCGCGGTGCGTGCGCGACAATCGGTACGACGAGTTCAAGCTCTATCCCGAGAACTATCTGCTGCCGGACGGCCGCATCTTTCTCACGCGCGAAGGCGACTGGGTGAGTGCGCGCACGTGCGACGCGGCGTTCATGCGGCGCACGCGGCGCACGTATTGGGCGCGGATCGGCGGAACCCGCGATCAGCCGACGGTGCAGTTCGCGCCCGGTCCCGATCGTCCCGACGAGGTCTCGTCGTACGGAACCTCGCTCTTCGATCCAAACAGCGGCATGATCTCCATCATTGGCGGGCAGCCGACCTCGGCCGGCACGTTCTTGCCGCCGAACTCCGTCTCGTCGGCGGAACTCGCACGCAACTGCGTCAGCCCGCCGTCGCTGCCGCCGGTCACGCACTTCGCCGGTGGCCGGGGCAGCCGCAAAATCGAAACGCTGCATCTCAACACGGCGCAGCCGGGCGGCGGCTCCTGGACGCTCGATCCGAACTTTCTGGGCACCAGCGAGAACGACGATCGCACCATGCATTACGCGATCGTCCTGCCGACGCGCCAGATCCTCATCATCAACGGCGGCAACTACGATTTCTACGGGCCGGTGCACGCCCCGCTTCTGCTCACACCGATCTTTCAGGGCACGGTCTTCACCGGATACCGAAAAGAGCGCATGAGCGACGGCGTCGAGCCGCGGCTCTATCACAACAACGCGGTCCTTTTGCCGGATGGTCGCATTTTGGTGTCCGGCGGCAACACGACCCGCGCGTTGCTTCGCGACGACGTGCCGCCACCGACGCCCGATCCGACACGCACCGGGCAGCCGCTGCCGAACCTCGGCGAGGTCGACCTCGACCGATACTTCTTCGCCGACGGGCCGCAAGGGAAAGGTCAGCCGGGAGAACTGACGACGCCGTCCGAGGACTGGGTCGCCGAGACGTTCAGTCCGCCCTATCTCTTCATCGATCCCGGACGCCGCGCGGTCATCGACGCGCTCGCACCCGTCGACGCGTCGTATCCGTATCGCAGCGTGATCGGCGGTAAGACGTTCTATCTCATGCGCAGCGGCGTGACGTACGACGTCAGCCTCACCGGATTGCCGACGGCGTGTTCGTCCGCGGGTGCGTCGCTGGTGCTGATCAAGCTCCCGTCGGCGACACACGGTTGGCAGCCCGGCCAGCAGTTCGTCTCGTTGCCGTTCCACGTGACCGCTGCCAACCGAATCCGGTTCACGGCACCGATCGCCCAACGCGCGAACATCCCGCCGGCGTTTTACATGATGTTCTACGTCGATTGCCGGGGGAAACCATCGGTCGCGCAGATGGTGCGTTTCGACGACACCGCGCCGCACGTCTAA
- the rpsF gene encoding 30S ribosomal protein S6: MATATTNDYEITYILRPSLEETEVAERSNAIAEGVKTRGGEVVGELEQHGKRRLAYEIDDVREGYYVTMHFKADAAQAKELDRLLRLNEDVLRQILIRKDT; this comes from the coding sequence ATGGCTACCGCGACCACCAACGACTACGAGATCACCTATATCCTGCGCCCGAGCCTCGAGGAGACCGAGGTCGCCGAGCGCTCCAACGCGATCGCCGAGGGCGTGAAGACCCGCGGCGGCGAGGTCGTCGGTGAGCTCGAGCAGCATGGCAAGCGTCGTCTGGCGTACGAGATCGACGACGTGCGCGAAGGCTACTACGTCACCATGCACTTCAAGGCCGACGCCGCTCAGGCCAAGGAGCTGGACCGCCTGCTCCGCCTGAACGAAGACGTGCTGCGCCAGATCCTCATCCGCAAGGATACCTGA
- a CDS encoding alkaline phosphatase family protein yields the protein MRSWSALVASLAVLSLATPPALGASAPLPRPAHVVVVIEENHTFAQIVGNPHAPFLTALAAHGAAFTNAHGVTHPSLPNYFALFAGLTNTNGDGCPAHAVPADAPNLGSELEAAHLSFVGYAESMPEEDWHGCWAGPYARKHVPWAQFANLPRSASEPFTAFPSNLDRLPTVAFVVPNVDDDMHDGTVAQADAWARRNLGPLVRWADAHDTLVILTMDEGYDSTNSIPIIFAGPMVRPGRYAQRIDHYNVLRTLADMYGLTPPGRAARVAPITDCWRVR from the coding sequence ATGCGTTCTTGGTCCGCCCTCGTCGCCTCGCTGGCCGTGCTCTCGCTCGCTACGCCGCCGGCGCTCGGCGCGAGCGCGCCGCTCCCGCGGCCCGCGCACGTCGTGGTCGTGATCGAAGAGAACCACACCTTCGCGCAGATCGTCGGCAACCCGCACGCGCCGTTCCTCACCGCGCTCGCGGCGCACGGCGCGGCGTTCACCAACGCGCACGGCGTCACCCATCCCAGCTTACCGAACTATTTCGCGCTGTTCGCCGGGCTGACGAACACCAACGGCGACGGCTGTCCCGCGCACGCGGTCCCCGCCGACGCGCCGAATCTCGGCAGCGAGCTGGAGGCCGCGCACCTTTCGTTCGTCGGCTACGCCGAGTCGATGCCCGAAGAAGATTGGCACGGCTGCTGGGCCGGCCCGTACGCGCGCAAGCACGTCCCGTGGGCGCAGTTCGCGAACTTACCGCGCAGCGCCAGCGAACCGTTCACGGCCTTTCCGTCGAACCTCGACCGGCTGCCGACCGTCGCGTTCGTCGTCCCGAACGTCGACGACGACATGCACGACGGCACCGTCGCGCAAGCCGACGCGTGGGCGCGCCGGAATCTCGGCCCGCTGGTGCGTTGGGCCGACGCGCACGACACGCTGGTCATCCTCACGATGGACGAGGGGTACGACAGCACCAACTCGATCCCGATCATCTTCGCCGGGCCGATGGTGCGGCCGGGACGCTACGCGCAGCGCATCGATCACTACAACGTGCTGCGCACGCTCGCCGACATGTACGGGCTCACGCCGCCCGGCCGCGCGGCGCGCGTCGCGCCGATCACCGACTGTTGGCGTGTGCGCTGA
- a CDS encoding transglutaminase family protein, translating to MRYTIVHRTRYRYPVPVHESHTIVHLQPRSDLSQYCTRYELIVVPRSRVFSYTDRYGNDVQHFGVLPEHKLLDVVARSQVVTVRGDPVAPEPLPRRLIDEDPTRDELWDFLHESRYVRFCPELDALAVEIGEPGPDDDVAAWFGHASHHVHQTFTYATGLTSVHATVAESIALRRGVCQDFAHVLVALCRRAGIPARYVSGYVHSGSGDMLGAEASHAWAEAYLGSRGWIGVDPTNDTWIGDAFVRVATGRDYRDVSPVRGVYRGASASTMSVDVAVEALAHTQNEIYAQIEDEHYQEQQQQQQ from the coding sequence ATGCGCTACACGATCGTCCACCGCACCCGCTACCGCTATCCGGTCCCGGTCCACGAGAGCCACACGATCGTCCACTTGCAGCCGCGCAGCGACCTCTCGCAGTACTGCACGCGCTACGAGCTGATCGTCGTGCCGCGCTCGCGCGTGTTCTCGTACACCGACCGCTACGGCAACGACGTCCAGCACTTCGGCGTCTTGCCCGAGCACAAGCTGCTCGACGTCGTCGCCCGCTCGCAGGTGGTGACGGTGCGCGGCGATCCGGTCGCGCCCGAACCGTTGCCGCGGCGGCTGATCGACGAAGACCCGACGCGCGACGAGCTGTGGGACTTTCTGCACGAGAGCCGGTACGTGCGCTTCTGTCCGGAACTCGACGCGCTGGCCGTCGAGATCGGCGAGCCGGGGCCGGACGACGACGTCGCGGCCTGGTTCGGACACGCCTCGCACCACGTCCACCAGACGTTCACCTACGCGACCGGCTTGACGTCGGTCCACGCGACCGTCGCCGAGTCGATCGCGCTGCGCCGCGGCGTCTGCCAGGACTTCGCGCACGTGCTGGTGGCGCTGTGCCGCCGCGCGGGCATCCCGGCGCGCTACGTGAGCGGCTACGTCCATTCCGGCAGCGGCGACATGCTCGGCGCGGAGGCCTCGCACGCCTGGGCCGAGGCGTATCTGGGCTCGCGCGGCTGGATCGGCGTCGACCCGACCAACGACACCTGGATCGGCGACGCGTTCGTGCGCGTGGCGACCGGGCGCGACTATCGCGACGTCAGCCCGGTGCGCGGCGTCTACCGCGGCGCGTCGGCCTCCACGATGTCGGTCGACGTCGCCGTCGAGGCCCTCGCCCACACGCAGAACGAGATCTACGCCCAGATCGAGGACGAGCACTACCAAGAGCAGCAGCAACAGCAGCAGTAG
- a CDS encoding AIPR family protein: protein MNNYDEFEAPSYTQRFLDVPVARYRKMPDPYTKTHPTEAEGRYILFAAVDVREWREVVNWPNARDPQAKKNAAVYRDVRVSLLDGRSPTTESVEEDVTPGIFMYKNSGEYIFAQRTEFYKTDDYLKLRDAQLNVTDDGVKDGVVRLFFRPPSLPEFPGDGLVNGGHTQDAILEIQRKFLGKTDSSGMPENYVLMQVYVGLPPEAVSEVSRALNSSVQVPEAAIVNLEGKFAPLKYVLKGTRLDGKIDWGPGIAYIDEESGPQRGDLDSAYVLAVLRCVMPDPRPPINSYAYRKQYILEYGDDATAYLKAAGLLQDAFTLSETIRATAGAHYSGKYGALKIVEGTTIVDRKGKTRKREPHVLPFTGKVVDQILLPQAAWAMFGAFRQFVIERDGPPTLDGKVIPGTEKLETHYEWEVPFAQILEVWHSISAKLVETAQTQLHGLGYVLNALGKSRTYWPMVDEMVAGARKDRINALQAAELEALRASLAATKTTANA from the coding sequence ATGAACAACTACGATGAGTTCGAAGCGCCGTCTTATACGCAGCGCTTTCTTGACGTTCCGGTGGCCCGGTATCGCAAGATGCCCGACCCGTACACGAAGACCCATCCGACCGAGGCCGAAGGACGCTACATCCTGTTCGCGGCCGTCGACGTCCGCGAGTGGCGCGAGGTCGTGAACTGGCCGAACGCCCGCGACCCGCAAGCGAAGAAGAACGCGGCGGTCTACCGCGACGTCCGCGTCTCGCTCCTCGACGGCCGGTCCCCCACGACGGAGTCGGTCGAGGAAGACGTTACGCCCGGAATCTTCATGTACAAGAACAGCGGCGAGTACATCTTCGCGCAGCGCACCGAGTTCTACAAGACGGACGATTACCTGAAGCTGCGCGACGCGCAACTGAACGTAACCGACGACGGCGTGAAGGACGGCGTGGTGCGCCTGTTCTTCCGGCCCCCGTCTCTGCCGGAGTTCCCGGGAGACGGGCTCGTGAACGGCGGTCACACGCAGGACGCGATCTTGGAGATCCAGCGCAAGTTCCTCGGCAAGACCGATTCGAGCGGGATGCCGGAAAATTACGTGCTGATGCAGGTCTACGTGGGGCTTCCCCCCGAGGCGGTCAGCGAGGTGTCGCGCGCGCTCAACAGTTCGGTCCAAGTCCCGGAGGCGGCGATCGTCAACCTTGAGGGCAAGTTCGCTCCGCTGAAGTACGTCCTCAAGGGGACGCGCCTCGACGGGAAGATCGACTGGGGCCCGGGCATCGCCTACATTGACGAAGAAAGCGGCCCGCAACGAGGCGACCTCGATTCGGCCTACGTGCTTGCGGTGCTCCGCTGCGTCATGCCCGACCCGCGGCCCCCGATCAACTCCTACGCCTACCGCAAGCAGTACATCCTGGAGTACGGCGACGACGCCACCGCCTATCTCAAAGCCGCCGGGCTGTTGCAAGACGCCTTCACCCTGTCAGAGACCATCCGCGCGACGGCGGGGGCCCACTACTCCGGCAAGTACGGAGCGTTGAAGATCGTCGAAGGCACGACCATCGTCGACCGCAAGGGCAAGACGCGTAAGCGTGAACCGCATGTCCTGCCGTTCACCGGCAAGGTCGTCGACCAGATCCTACTGCCCCAGGCGGCGTGGGCGATGTTCGGCGCCTTCCGCCAGTTCGTCATCGAGCGCGACGGACCGCCGACGCTGGACGGCAAGGTGATCCCGGGCACCGAGAAGCTCGAAACGCACTACGAATGGGAAGTACCGTTCGCCCAGATTCTTGAGGTCTGGCACTCCATCTCGGCCAAGCTCGTCGAGACCGCGCAAACGCAGTTGCACGGCCTCGGCTACGTCCTCAACGCGCTCGGCAAGTCGCGGACTTACTGGCCCATGGTCGACGAGATGGTCGCGGGAGCACGCAAGGACCGCATCAACGCGCTCCAAGCGGCTGAACTCGAAGCGTTGCGAGCCAGCCTCGCAGCAACGAAGACGACTGCGAACGCCTAA